Within the Miscanthus floridulus cultivar M001 chromosome 17, ASM1932011v1, whole genome shotgun sequence genome, the region gAAATCATTCCTCTGTTGGAGCAGACAACACAGTTAAGAGCACCACTTCTTATAATTGCAGAGGAAGTAAGTGGCGAGGCGCTGGCAACATTAGTCGTAAACAAGCTTAGAGGAATTCTAAATGTGGCTGCAATCAAAGCTCCTGGTTTTGGTGAGAGGCGTAAAGCTCTTCTTCAGGACATTGCCATTGTTACAGGTAAAACTACTCACTGCTTTCTGCAAGTTTGTTTGTACCCTGGTCAGTATTCTTATGATGTTTACCATTGTCAACCAACATCCCCCTGtcctagcccccccccccccccccccccccccccccgcttgcCATTGTCTGTTTGAATCAATACACCTCTGTTTGGTGCTAGAATATGGTCAAGCTTAATGGTATTCCTTATTGTTTAGGTAGAAATAAAAACTTTGTAATGGTAAGTTCCAATCGATGAGCTTAGCACAAGAATTGTGTTTGGTGTCAACGAATTGATTGGACCTTGTGAAATAACACATGCATAGATTTTCTAACTTGAACTTGAAAGTCCAGTGGTTTTCTGATCTGTTTCTGCATGTATATCTTTTGTTCAGGTGCTGAATATCAATCCAAAGATCTTGGTCTACTAGTTGAGAATACAACAGTGGAGCAGCTTGGCATAGCTCGGAAAGTTACAATCTCAAGTTCCTCGACGACCATTATAGCAGATGCTGCTAGCAAAGATGATATCCAGGCCAGAATTGCTCAGCTGAAAAGAGAGCTTTCTCAGACGGACTCGGCTTATGACTCAGAGAAGTTGGCAGAGAGAATTGCAAAGCTTTCTGGTGGAGTTGCTGTGATCAAGGTTGGAGCCTCAACCGAGGCAGAGCTTGAGGACCGCAAGCTCCGCATAGAGGACGCAAAGAATGCAACTTTTGCAGCTATAGAGGAAGGTATTGTTCCAGGAGGTGGTGCAGCCTATGTTCATCTATCAACATTCGTACCGGCTATCAAGGAGACGTTGGATGATCCTGAAGAGCGCCTTGGTGCTGATATCATTCAGAAGGTATTGATTGTTGTTCTTAGCATCTGGACTTTAtggttttctttattttttttaagaaatGTTGTTGATACATATTACTGGTTATTTTCAGGCTTTGGTGGCACCTGCAGCGTTGATAGCGCATAATGCTGGGGTGGAAGGCGAGGTGATTGTGGATAAAATCAGGGAAAGCGAATGGGAGTTTGGTTATAACGCCATGACGGACAAGCATGAGAACCTGGTGGAGGCTGGTGTGATCGACCCTGCCAAAGTTACTAGATGCGCCCTGCAGAACGCCGCCTCGGTGGCTGGAATGGTGCTGACTACCCAGGCAATCGTTGTGGAGAAGCCCCAGAAggctcctgcagctgcagctgcacccTAGGGTTCGTTCACCATGTAATACTTACTACTGAAAACAGTTTTACTAGGCACGAgcgtgcaataaacaaaaaattGTGGTGATCATTAGAGTGACAAGGGAGAGAAAACTGATAAACTATTTTTGTCATGCGTGGGCAAGAATAAATTGAATCAATGTGGGATCCATGAGGCGAATTGCTATGcgctgttttggttggtactcaaCTGCTCGTAGTGAACGAATTGCATGGAATTTGAGCCAGGATTATTGTGCTTGCTCTTGCAAAGTGCGGAGAGGAATTGGACTCTTGAGTTTTGCTCTGCTTTGGTGCAGACGAGCAACTGGTACAAGGACTTGTTTTAAgccgaattttttgtttttttttgtcctTTTTCTAAAAGATTTTCACAAATCTGTTCTGGAGGTATACTTTTAAAATATAGACCCTCAGTTCGGCGTTGTTGTAATCGACGCCGCGATGTGTCCAAGGACTTGTTTTAagctgattttttttgttttttttgccttTTTCTGAAAGATTTTCACAAGTCTGTCCatagaggtatgctttcaaaatctagaccatcAGCTCGGCGCCGTTGTAATTGGCGTCGAGATGTCATCTCGGCGCCAAAACCTTTGGCGCCAAGGTCCTTGGCTGACGTAGGCGTCGACACAGACGTGGCGTTGACATGGCGCTGAGCATGGCGCCATAATTTTTTGCGCTGAGCATGGCGCCATAATTTTTGGCGCCGAGTATGGCGTCAAGATCTATGGCACTGTGGTGGTGTTTTAAACCAGGCCCCACCCTTCCTGCCTGaggcttctttcttttcttcctcctccctctcgggttttttctctccccgcTTCGCCTTACCTCACGAATCGGTATATTGGACCATGAAAAGTTGGATTTGATCCGTAGGTCTTTGAGAGAAGGTATCATCTCTCCTCTCCTAGTTTTTTTTGTAtcaattcggtatatattagtcgtatTTTTAACCTAAGAATCGTTATTACTTAGGGTTTAATacatttttaatatttatatgtattatacaaccgtaggatgccaatgcgtggaaaagctagcaaaccaaggtaacctcaacGCCTCTTGCGATATTATGcattcattgttgtgcatcaaatgaaaaaccctaggtttagggtttaatgttcttgcttttggttcttagaacaaaattggttgAATTATAGTTATGATCGGATGACCGAAAATGCCtttgacccattgcctctgcctagtggtgttccagtgcccacgTGCTGgtgcggtgatccttgcaagatagccaagtccgatgaagaggacacgtatagacaGAGGTACTGATCCTTGCAAGATAgtcaagtccgatgaagaggacacataTAGATAGAGGTACTGATAATTGCAagatagccaagtccgatgaagaggacacgtatagacaAAGGTACtggatgtgtgccaattttgcgtttgagcctacacttcatcagtgccgcattaacaagatgctGAGAAATTGatattgtgtaataattattttgtgtcaaatgaagtcttgcatgatttatttgttttgtaacaattgcatttattGCAGACctctccaccgctctgtgattttgagcagtggatcgacactgagatcaagccgaaagacaaggagtggatgcagaaactgttgtggtgggaggcagaggacaaggagatgatggagaagagacgcagagAGGAGGCTGTAGAAAAAGAGCACAAGAAAGAGGAgcaaaggaggcgtgttgctacgtacagggaggagagggagaagaagcttgagcgtgcgcgTCGAGTGAagacagcgatggaggagaatcccgatgccctaaggaagggaaagtggcctcgttgcactca harbors:
- the LOC136516894 gene encoding ruBisCO large subunit-binding protein subunit alpha-like, which encodes MATIPTTDSGLLLGTSALLRRTRRAASSARLPAAARRRPQLLVRASAKEIAFDQASRASLQAGVEKLAAAVGVTLGPRGRNVVLDEFGTPKVVNDGVTIARAIELADPMENAGAALIREVASKTNDSAGDGTTTASVLAREIIKLGMLSITSGANPVSVKKGIDKTVQKLVEELEKKSRPVKGSGDIKAVATISAGNDEFVGTMIAEAIDKVGPDGVLSIESSSSFDTTVEVEEGMELDRGYISPQFVTNPEKSTVEFENARILVTDQKISSIKEIIPLLEQTTQLRAPLLIIAEEVSGEALATLVVNKLRGILNVAAIKAPGFGERRKALLQDIAIVTGAEYQSKDLGLLVENTTVEQLGIARKVTISSSSTTIIADAASKDDIQARIAQLKRELSQTDSAYDSEKLAERIAKLSGGVAVIKVGASTEAELEDRKLRIEDAKNATFAAIEEGIVPGGGAAYVHLSTFVPAIKETLDDPEERLGADIIQKALVAPAALIAHNAGVEGEVIVDKIRESEWEFGYNAMTDKHENLVEAGVIDPAKVTRCALQNAASVAGMVLTTQAIVVEKPQKAPAAAAAP